Proteins from one Leptonema illini DSM 21528 genomic window:
- a CDS encoding CPBP family intramembrane glutamic endopeptidase, with translation MMRHSLRHPYGETRNAEDERRSFVALAIFALSVPSLANGFYNPVLAQSAVLYWTAEFFTWIAWPTVWFLVLYRRGLTLADLGLTLPSPIYRGLLPFMGVTLLLFPLSFVFYGVIGFVAQIMISDNWLDQGFRYPSQIPADGTWRVIGAIYLAATAGVVEEIVFRALPRLLADNSWISSFFYVLSSSVLFACVHWENGQIALVETFFWGMSMAGLFLATRSLWPGIIIHFLTDFVIFYYDFSVLGWLMKAL, from the coding sequence ATGATGCGTCATTCCTTGCGACATCCTTACGGCGAAACGAGAAATGCCGAAGACGAGAGGCGTTCGTTCGTGGCTCTTGCTATCTTTGCTCTCTCTGTACCCTCGCTTGCGAATGGATTCTATAATCCGGTGTTGGCACAAAGCGCTGTCCTTTACTGGACTGCTGAGTTTTTTACGTGGATTGCCTGGCCGACTGTCTGGTTTCTCGTCCTTTATCGACGTGGCCTGACCCTGGCTGATCTTGGACTGACGCTTCCATCACCCATCTATCGCGGCTTGCTTCCGTTCATGGGCGTTACTCTCTTACTCTTCCCGTTGTCGTTTGTCTTCTACGGCGTCATCGGCTTTGTCGCTCAGATCATGATTTCGGACAACTGGCTGGATCAAGGCTTCCGCTATCCTTCGCAGATTCCGGCTGATGGAACGTGGCGAGTCATCGGTGCCATCTATCTCGCAGCTACAGCTGGTGTTGTTGAAGAGATCGTCTTTCGAGCTCTTCCCCGACTTCTTGCAGACAACAGCTGGATTTCGTCCTTCTTTTATGTGCTGTCGTCTTCCGTTTTATTCGCCTGTGTGCATTGGGAGAACGGGCAAATAGCCTTAGTGGAAACTTTTTTCTGGGGTATGTCCATGGCCGGACTCTTCCTGGCAACGCGCAGTCTGTGGCCGGGTATCATCATCCATTTCCTGACGGATTTTGTTATCTTCTACTATGACTTTTCCGTACTGGGATGGCTCATGAAAGCGCTGTAA
- the proB gene encoding glutamate 5-kinase, which yields MDRKELQKALTESKRVVLKIGSGLIATANEANEPNGLDRSMIEKLRDEVLFLRERGIEVILVSSGAVAMGRSVLRKTLAGYHPQSNPGLSRKQALAAVGQARLISLYGEIFAEKGLAVSQILITARDFRDRNAYLNIGHTIQELLRLGVVPIINENDTVSTEELRFGDNDLLSAACAALLRSDLLVLLTSVNGFLINEQRVPVLTSITADVLEAAGGPSGPGSGGMRTKIRAGQLGLRTGFRVAILPGRDRAPVQSLFTGEDIGTIIGSTEPSHMNARKMWLLFARTRGAVIIDDGAVNALRHRGSSLLGAGIKELRGAFAQSDVVEIVDAAGQSIGRGIVRAGSREIQASIDAKKPLSYEVIHRNDLIIETEIG from the coding sequence ATGGACCGCAAAGAACTACAGAAGGCGTTAACAGAATCGAAGCGAGTCGTGCTGAAGATCGGCTCGGGATTGATCGCCACGGCGAACGAGGCAAACGAGCCGAATGGACTGGATCGCAGCATGATCGAGAAGCTGCGCGACGAGGTGCTCTTTCTGCGCGAACGCGGCATCGAGGTTATCCTTGTTTCAAGCGGCGCCGTCGCCATGGGACGCTCCGTGCTGCGCAAAACGCTCGCCGGTTATCATCCGCAGTCGAATCCCGGGCTTTCGCGCAAGCAGGCCCTGGCCGCCGTCGGCCAGGCACGTCTGATCTCGTTATACGGCGAGATCTTCGCCGAGAAGGGCCTGGCCGTTTCGCAGATCCTCATCACGGCGCGGGACTTTCGCGATCGCAACGCCTATCTGAACATCGGCCACACGATTCAGGAGCTACTGCGTCTCGGCGTCGTTCCCATCATCAACGAGAACGATACCGTTTCTACCGAAGAGCTGCGCTTCGGTGATAACGATCTCTTAAGCGCCGCCTGCGCCGCACTGCTGCGTTCCGATCTTCTTGTTCTTCTGACTTCTGTTAACGGCTTTCTGATTAACGAGCAGCGCGTGCCCGTGCTGACGTCGATCACCGCCGACGTATTAGAGGCGGCCGGCGGTCCAAGCGGCCCCGGATCGGGCGGCATGCGCACGAAGATCCGCGCCGGACAGCTCGGTCTGCGCACGGGGTTTCGCGTCGCCATACTACCGGGTCGCGACCGGGCGCCGGTGCAGTCCCTTTTTACCGGAGAAGACATCGGCACCATTATAGGCTCCACCGAGCCCTCTCACATGAATGCGCGCAAGATGTGGCTTCTTTTCGCAAGAACGAGGGGTGCGGTCATCATCGACGACGGAGCGGTAAACGCCCTGCGTCATCGCGGATCCTCGCTTCTTGGAGCCGGCATCAAGGAGCTTCGCGGCGCCTTCGCACAATCCGACGTCGTCGAGATCGTCGATGCAGCCGGCCAGAGCATCGGTCGCGGCATTGTGCGCGCCGGCTCTCGTGAGATCCAGGCATCGATCGATGCGAAGAAGCCACTGTCATACGAGGTGATCCATCGCAACGATCTGATCATCGAGACTGAGATCGGGTGA
- a CDS encoding IS256-like element ISLil1 family transposase: MKKNERAETSQTQSLTAEGFRDYIRTSLDARVREFALGYVGALILEEIETLCGKTGEHKRGRGLAHRGGSQRGSIVLDGERVAIQRPRARSNGKEVKLERYEILQDRSDLREHVERLMLAGISTRNYEKTLRKTEASLGLSRSAVSREFVKSSRESLNHLNSRRFPDQTFWCIVLDGIVFGGSVVIVALGVDTAGNKHFLGISEGSTENADSALSVLQSIESRDIRFTDRVLVVMDGSKALEKAAREFFGSRAEIQLCYLHKQRNVLAKLPRKYHAEFCKRYKQAFSANSYEDVASEMRSVLSWLESISYSASQSLQEGLETLLTLHRINMPPKLRTSFYTTNLIDSAFSNPRSQLNRVKRSRPQTDQVLRWVGSLLLSQEEQFRKVRSYTHIHEFLNTFLDKKIDERISA, translated from the coding sequence ATGAAGAAGAACGAACGGGCAGAAACCAGTCAAACACAAAGCCTTACGGCCGAAGGTTTTCGGGATTATATTCGAACCAGCCTCGATGCTCGAGTGCGCGAATTTGCACTCGGTTACGTAGGAGCTTTGATTCTCGAAGAAATCGAAACGTTATGCGGCAAGACAGGGGAGCATAAGAGAGGCCGTGGTCTTGCCCATCGAGGCGGCAGCCAGCGTGGTTCCATTGTGCTCGATGGTGAAAGGGTGGCCATCCAGAGGCCCAGAGCTCGAAGCAATGGCAAGGAAGTGAAGCTGGAGCGATATGAGATCCTTCAGGATCGCTCTGATCTTCGCGAGCATGTTGAGCGCCTGATGCTGGCAGGCATCAGCACCCGGAACTATGAAAAGACGCTGAGAAAGACAGAAGCCTCTCTCGGCCTTTCGCGGAGTGCGGTTTCGCGGGAGTTTGTGAAGTCCAGCCGTGAGTCGCTCAATCATTTGAATTCACGCAGGTTTCCTGATCAGACATTCTGGTGTATTGTTCTTGATGGCATCGTATTCGGCGGCTCTGTCGTAATCGTTGCTCTCGGGGTCGATACGGCCGGAAACAAGCATTTTCTGGGCATTTCTGAGGGGTCTACAGAGAATGCTGATAGCGCACTCAGTGTCCTTCAATCAATCGAGAGCCGTGATATCCGCTTCACAGATCGTGTGCTTGTCGTCATGGATGGATCAAAGGCTCTTGAAAAAGCGGCCAGAGAGTTCTTCGGTAGCAGAGCTGAAATTCAACTCTGCTACTTGCATAAACAGAGAAATGTCCTTGCAAAACTCCCACGGAAGTATCATGCAGAATTCTGCAAGAGATACAAGCAGGCATTCAGCGCGAACAGTTACGAAGATGTCGCAAGCGAGATGCGGTCCGTGCTATCATGGCTCGAATCCATCAGCTACAGTGCCTCCCAGAGCCTTCAGGAGGGCTTAGAGACGCTGTTAACGCTGCATCGCATCAATATGCCGCCGAAGTTGAGAACATCCTTCTACACAACCAATCTGATCGATTCGGCATTTTCGAATCCCAGGTCTCAGCTTAACCGGGTTAAACGGTCAAGGCCGCAGACAGACCAGGTGCTCCGATGGGTCGGTAGTCTCCTGCTATCACAGGAGGAACAATTCCGTAAGGTGCGGTCATACACTCATATCCATGAGTTCTTAAACACCTTCCTGGATAAAAAGATTGACGAGCGGATCTCGGCATAG
- a CDS encoding ribosomal-processing cysteine protease Prp has translation MIEISLRSDSEGRLTELQATGHAGLAVKGNDILCAAVSALLENLAAGLSEVVKAAEVRRDGDELRILIRPEAATELLCGTTLLTLKRLQSQHPDRIRITIQPELS, from the coding sequence TTGATTGAGATCTCGCTGCGAAGCGACTCCGAAGGTCGTCTGACCGAGCTACAGGCTACCGGCCATGCCGGTCTTGCAGTAAAAGGCAACGACATCCTCTGTGCGGCGGTTTCGGCATTGCTTGAGAACCTTGCTGCGGGGCTTTCGGAGGTCGTAAAAGCGGCTGAGGTCAGGCGGGACGGCGACGAACTCAGAATTCTGATCCGCCCCGAAGCGGCGACTGAGCTGCTCTGCGGCACGACGCTGCTGACGTTGAAACGGCTACAGAGTCAGCATCCGGATCGCATCCGGATTACGATTCAGCCGGAGTTATCATAA
- a CDS encoding HigA family addiction module antitoxin, which translates to MKRLNNVHPGEVLYEEFLVPLEMTAYRLAKETGIPQTRISEILKKRRGISADTAIRLGRFFGMSPQFWLGLQNDYDLEEELLNKAKHFEKIQAYAHGR; encoded by the coding sequence ATGAAGCGTCTGAACAATGTACATCCAGGTGAAGTTCTTTATGAGGAGTTTCTCGTTCCTCTTGAAATGACCGCCTATCGGCTGGCGAAGGAGACCGGAATCCCGCAGACGCGTATCAGTGAGATTCTAAAGAAGCGACGAGGGATATCGGCGGATACGGCGATTCGTCTGGGGCGTTTCTTTGGAATGAGCCCGCAGTTCTGGTTGGGTTTACAGAATGACTATGATCTGGAAGAAGAGCTGCTGAACAAGGCGAAGCATTTCGAGAAGATCCAGGCCTATGCGCATGGTCGATGA
- a CDS encoding type II toxin-antitoxin system RelE/ParE family toxin, whose translation MLFLATLGGRWGFRKLRRFNNAATPEDLKNLPWNHLEMLKGRRKGQFSIRINQQWRICFGWSNGHAARVEIVDYH comes from the coding sequence ATTCTCTTCCTTGCTACACTTGGTGGGCGGTGGGGATTCAGAAAGCTCAGAAGGTTCAACAATGCAGCCACGCCTGAGGACTTGAAGAATCTACCGTGGAATCATCTTGAGATGCTGAAAGGAAGGCGAAAGGGCCAGTTCAGTATTCGGATCAATCAGCAGTGGCGCATTTGCTTTGGATGGTCGAATGGGCATGCTGCTCGGGTGGAGATAGTCGACTATCACTGA
- the rpiA gene encoding ribose-5-phosphate isomerase RpiA, translated as MKDVNANADGKRRAGEEAARRVQSGMTVGLGTGSTTAFAIAELGRRVRDEGLKIECCVTSFSSQNLALQAGIRPLPVESFDRLDISIDGADEVDPQLRLIKGGGAAHTREKIVHALSSEFLCIVDPSKLVSQLGAFRVPVEFLPVSLKLVQRELVKLGGDCALRMAVKKDGPVVTDNGNLVFDVAFPPFDADLLEKEINTIPGVLENGLFARYRPSEVIVGESELRFLKR; from the coding sequence ATGAAAGACGTAAACGCAAACGCCGACGGAAAGCGCAGAGCGGGCGAAGAGGCGGCCCGACGCGTGCAGTCGGGGATGACGGTCGGGCTGGGCACCGGTTCGACGACGGCCTTTGCTATAGCCGAACTCGGCCGCCGCGTGCGCGACGAAGGCCTGAAGATCGAATGCTGTGTTACATCGTTCTCTTCGCAGAACCTTGCGTTGCAGGCCGGAATTCGTCCGCTGCCCGTCGAATCGTTTGACCGTCTCGATATCTCGATCGACGGAGCCGACGAGGTTGACCCGCAGCTTCGCCTGATCAAAGGCGGAGGAGCGGCGCATACCCGAGAGAAGATCGTGCATGCGCTTTCATCGGAGTTCCTGTGCATCGTCGATCCGTCGAAGCTCGTCTCGCAGCTCGGAGCGTTTCGCGTGCCGGTCGAGTTCCTGCCCGTGTCGTTGAAGCTTGTTCAGCGAGAGCTTGTGAAGCTCGGCGGCGACTGTGCTTTGCGTATGGCCGTTAAGAAAGACGGCCCCGTCGTGACGGATAACGGCAATCTTGTCTTCGATGTCGCCTTTCCGCCTTTTGACGCCGATCTGCTTGAGAAAGAGATCAATACCATTCCGGGCGTTCTTGAAAACGGCCTCTTCGCTCGTTACCGACCGAGCGAGGTCATCGTCGGCGAATCTGAATTGCGGTTCCTGAAGCGTTGA
- the vapC gene encoding type II toxin-antitoxin system tRNA(fMet)-specific endonuclease VapC — protein MKYLLDTNICIYVIRNRPEHVAKRLKTVSVRHSVGLSSITAAELEYGVHKSTTPQKNAIALMKFLLPFEVIPFSEEAAPFYGKIRADLEVRGKPIGANDMLIAATALAGGFTLVTNNENEFNRIPGLRIENWVRRG, from the coding sequence GTGAAATATCTGCTCGATACGAACATCTGCATTTACGTTATCCGGAATAGACCGGAACACGTGGCAAAAAGACTGAAAACCGTCTCAGTCAGGCATAGCGTCGGCCTTTCCTCTATTACTGCTGCAGAGCTGGAATACGGGGTCCACAAAAGCACGACTCCTCAAAAGAACGCCATTGCCCTCATGAAATTCCTTTTGCCCTTCGAGGTGATTCCGTTCAGCGAAGAGGCGGCTCCTTTCTATGGTAAGATCCGCGCCGATCTGGAAGTCCGCGGCAAACCGATCGGCGCAAACGATATGCTCATAGCGGCTACAGCCCTTGCCGGCGGCTTTACTCTCGTAACCAATAATGAAAACGAGTTCAATCGAATACCGGGATTGAGAATTGAGAACTGGGTTAGAAGGGGATAG
- the rpmA gene encoding 50S ribosomal protein L27 — MAHKKGGGSTKNGRDSQSKRLGVKRFGGEVIKAGNIIIRQRGTQIQPGTNVGLGRDHTLFALVDGKVTFEHINREKKKVSVYPVA; from the coding sequence ATGGCACATAAGAAGGGCGGTGGCTCAACAAAGAACGGTCGCGACTCGCAGAGTAAACGTCTGGGCGTTAAGCGCTTCGGCGGCGAGGTCATCAAGGCCGGCAACATCATCATCCGTCAGCGTGGAACGCAGATCCAGCCGGGAACGAACGTCGGTCTCGGTCGTGATCATACGCTTTTCGCCCTCGTCGACGGAAAGGTGACGTTCGAACATATTAACCGAGAGAAGAAAAAGGTATCGGTTTATCCGGTAGCCTGA
- the obgE gene encoding GTPase ObgE, with product MKFVDTVEIGVRAGHGGPGSAHFHREKYVEKGGPDGGDGGRGADVVLQADPSLSTLDRFLSHKFFAAPNGEPGRSLRRFGQDADPLVIRLPVGTVVEDADTGEFLCELIHPEDSVVIAEGGKGGLGNVHFATSVNQAPTYAQPGIAGTERRLRLTLKLIADAGLIGLPNAGKSTLLSVVSNNNPAIGDYPFTTLNPNLGVLIRGERRLILADIPGIIEGASKGAGLGLSFLKHIERVNVIIFVLDIGSLDPTAEFRMLRMELSKYSEALVHRPYLVLFNKADQVEYDADFEKNVEELFREKGRDLDPPLKEDADILFISAKEEKNLDRFLETLFSLFKEETHAERLIRKR from the coding sequence GTGAAATTCGTCGATACGGTGGAAATCGGAGTGCGGGCCGGGCATGGCGGGCCCGGCTCAGCGCACTTCCACCGCGAAAAATACGTCGAAAAAGGCGGGCCCGACGGCGGTGACGGCGGCCGCGGCGCCGACGTGGTGCTGCAGGCCGATCCCTCCCTTTCCACACTCGACCGCTTTCTCTCCCATAAATTCTTCGCCGCGCCTAACGGCGAGCCCGGTCGCTCCCTGCGCCGCTTCGGACAGGACGCCGACCCTCTCGTTATCAGACTTCCCGTCGGCACCGTCGTCGAAGACGCCGACACAGGCGAATTCCTCTGCGAGCTCATCCATCCCGAAGACAGCGTCGTCATCGCCGAAGGCGGCAAAGGCGGCCTGGGTAACGTTCACTTCGCCACATCGGTCAATCAGGCGCCGACCTACGCCCAGCCCGGTATCGCCGGAACGGAGCGTCGACTTCGGCTAACGCTCAAGCTCATCGCCGACGCCGGTCTGATCGGCCTGCCAAACGCCGGCAAGTCGACTTTGCTTTCGGTCGTTTCGAATAACAATCCTGCGATCGGGGATTATCCGTTTACGACGCTGAACCCGAACCTCGGCGTCTTGATACGCGGCGAGCGACGCCTGATCCTCGCCGACATTCCCGGCATCATCGAAGGGGCGAGCAAAGGAGCCGGCCTCGGCCTTTCCTTTCTCAAACATATCGAGCGAGTGAACGTCATCATCTTCGTTCTCGATATAGGCTCGCTTGATCCGACGGCTGAGTTTCGCATGCTGCGTATGGAGTTAAGCAAGTACTCCGAGGCGCTTGTACACAGGCCGTATCTCGTTCTTTTTAACAAGGCCGATCAGGTCGAATACGACGCCGACTTCGAGAAAAACGTCGAAGAGCTCTTTCGCGAAAAAGGCAGGGATCTTGATCCTCCGCTTAAAGAGGATGCCGATATCCTTTTCATCTCGGCGAAAGAAGAGAAGAACCTCGATCGCTTTCTTGAAACGCTCTTTTCTCTATTCAAAGAAGAAACGCATGCCGAACGGCTGATCCGCAAGCGATAA
- the meaB gene encoding methylmalonyl Co-A mutase-associated GTPase MeaB translates to MKDDLDQEKTDESALHVMDGVDAPPALNPDLTFRSRVKIRRRPDAAALIDGVRRGDRVLLSQAITLIESERPEDRETAAQVLEAVMPEAGRSLRIGITGVPGVGKSTFIESFGLHLVEGGHKLAVLAVDPSSERSHGSILGDKTRMELLSRERNAYIRPTASGATLGGVARHTRETILLVEAAGFDRILIETVGVGQSEVIVHSMVDFFMLLSLPGAGDELQGMKRGIMEMADGIVITKADGDNIPRAKIAAADLNRALHLFPAREDGWTVPVRLTSAMTGEGLVELASLLEGYTEQMTEKGFFADRRRRQALFWMQQAIDEHLKQDFERTVAARREEIAGHVESGAINPFEAAERLIELYHEELRSRISNSDNA, encoded by the coding sequence ATGAAGGACGATCTGGATCAGGAAAAGACCGACGAATCGGCGCTGCACGTAATGGACGGCGTCGATGCTCCTCCTGCTCTGAATCCCGATCTTACGTTTCGTTCGCGTGTGAAGATTCGACGCCGCCCCGACGCCGCCGCTCTGATCGACGGCGTGCGTCGCGGCGATCGAGTGCTACTCAGTCAGGCGATCACGCTGATCGAAAGCGAACGCCCCGAAGACCGCGAGACGGCGGCGCAGGTTCTCGAGGCAGTGATGCCCGAGGCCGGTCGCTCGCTGCGCATCGGTATTACGGGCGTTCCGGGCGTCGGCAAATCGACCTTTATCGAATCGTTCGGACTGCACCTCGTCGAAGGCGGCCATAAGTTAGCCGTCCTCGCCGTCGATCCAAGCAGCGAACGTTCGCATGGTAGCATTCTCGGCGATAAGACGCGTATGGAGCTGCTTTCGCGTGAGCGCAACGCCTATATCAGGCCGACGGCATCAGGCGCTACGCTTGGCGGCGTCGCCCGGCATACACGGGAGACGATTCTACTTGTCGAGGCGGCCGGCTTCGATCGCATACTTATCGAAACCGTAGGCGTCGGTCAGAGCGAGGTCATCGTTCATTCAATGGTAGATTTTTTCATGCTGCTCTCGCTTCCAGGGGCGGGCGATGAGCTGCAGGGCATGAAACGCGGCATCATGGAGATGGCCGACGGCATCGTGATCACAAAGGCCGACGGGGACAACATCCCGCGGGCGAAGATCGCCGCTGCAGATCTGAATCGAGCCCTGCATCTCTTTCCTGCCCGTGAAGACGGATGGACCGTGCCGGTGCGACTGACCTCGGCCATGACGGGCGAAGGCCTTGTCGAGCTGGCCTCTCTGCTTGAGGGTTATACAGAGCAGATGACCGAAAAAGGATTCTTTGCTGATCGCCGTCGCCGCCAGGCACTTTTCTGGATGCAGCAGGCCATCGACGAGCATCTGAAGCAGGATTTCGAGCGCACCGTCGCCGCACGACGCGAAGAGATCGCAGGGCATGTCGAATCGGGTGCGATCAATCCGTTTGAGGCGGCGGAGCGGCTGATCGAGCTCTATCATGAAGAGCTTCGCTCGCGTATCTCGAATTCGGATAACGCCTGA
- the vapB gene encoding type II toxin-antitoxin system antitoxin VapB — MEKAKLFKNGSSQAVRLPKEFRFTGSEVYIRKIGDMVVLIPRKSAWADWLSNLSDFSDDFMIERNQPEAQERDPL; from the coding sequence ATGGAAAAAGCAAAGCTTTTCAAGAACGGAAGCAGTCAGGCCGTTCGATTGCCGAAGGAATTCCGATTCACAGGCAGCGAGGTCTACATCCGCAAAATAGGAGATATGGTCGTTCTCATACCCCGGAAGAGCGCCTGGGCGGACTGGCTCTCCAACCTTTCGGATTTCAGCGACGACTTCATGATAGAGCGCAATCAGCCCGAAGCACAGGAAAGAGATCCTCTGTGA
- a CDS encoding DUF4234 domain-containing protein — MRYEERSPVMVLLLTLVTCGLYLVYWYYCFYRDLYSITGRTPTGLPFFVDFIIAIFTAGLWGAYVDYGISRELQRIRQANGIDLPDSTVLVLALDVVSIFTAHLLFIITSAIQQDEWNKMLQARAGQPFERPVTVVATIESSPRRTDDASGGPY; from the coding sequence ATGCGCTACGAAGAACGATCCCCCGTAATGGTCCTGCTTCTCACCCTGGTGACGTGCGGCCTGTATCTGGTTTACTGGTATTACTGCTTTTATCGAGATCTCTACTCGATTACGGGGCGGACGCCGACAGGGCTGCCGTTCTTTGTGGATTTTATCATCGCCATATTCACCGCCGGCCTCTGGGGTGCCTACGTCGATTACGGCATCTCACGAGAGCTGCAGCGCATCCGTCAGGCGAACGGCATCGACCTGCCCGATTCCACCGTCCTTGTTCTGGCTCTTGACGTCGTATCGATATTTACGGCGCATCTGCTCTTTATCATCACAAGCGCCATCCAGCAGGATGAATGGAATAAGATGCTGCAGGCCAGAGCAGGGCAGCCATTTGAGCGCCCGGTGACCGTTGTGGCGACCATTGAGTCGAGCCCGAGACGAACAGACGATGCGAGCGGTGGGCCGTATTGA
- the scpA gene encoding methylmalonyl-CoA mutase, translating to MRPNFANIPYTKEPFAQISEEEFDRLLADDVWTTPEGIPVKPVYDRRALAGMEHLHYAAGIAPFLRGPYPTMYTLQPWTIRQYAGFSTAEESNAFYRRNLAAGQKGLSVAFDLATHRGYDSDHPRVVGDVGMAGVAIDSVEDMKILFDQIPLDSVSVSMTMNGAVIPVLAFFIVAGEEQGVPHEKLTGTIQNDILKEFMVRNTYIYPPAPSMQIIADIFAFTSKNMPKFNSISISGYHMQEAGATADIELAYTLADGMEYIRTGLKAGLSIDEFAPRLSFFWAIGMNHFMEIAKMRAGRLLWAKIVNSFGPKSAKSMALRTHCQTSGWSLTEQDPFNNVTRTCVEALAASLGHTQSLHTNALDEAIALPTDFSARIARNTQIYLQEETGITKAIDPWAGSYYVETLTHMLARRAWKLIEEVEGLGGIAKAIETGLPKMRIEEASARKQARIDSGRDVIVGVNRFKADRDKPVDILAVDNTAVRGAQIRRLEKIRAERNSTDVEAALQAITKCAETGQGNLLDLAVQAARKRATLGEISEAMEKVFGRYRAVIRTISGVYSSEIMNDNSFKEAKDLADRFAKNEGRRPRILVAKMGQDGHDRGAKVVATSFADIGFDVDVGPLFQTPEEVAKQAIENDVHILGVSSLAGGHRTLVPQVIDELKRLGRDDILVIAGGVIPHQDYEALYKAGVAAVFGPGTVIASAAAQLLKLLLGEDPASRSA from the coding sequence ATGAGACCGAATTTTGCCAACATCCCCTATACGAAAGAGCCTTTCGCTCAGATCAGCGAAGAGGAATTCGATCGTCTGCTTGCCGACGACGTCTGGACGACGCCTGAGGGCATTCCCGTAAAACCCGTTTATGATCGCAGGGCTCTTGCGGGAATGGAGCATCTGCACTATGCCGCCGGTATCGCTCCGTTTCTTCGCGGACCATACCCGACCATGTACACGCTGCAGCCGTGGACGATCCGTCAGTACGCCGGCTTTTCGACGGCTGAAGAATCGAACGCCTTCTATCGTCGCAACCTGGCCGCCGGGCAGAAAGGGTTATCCGTAGCCTTCGACCTGGCGACGCACCGCGGTTATGACTCCGATCATCCGCGCGTCGTCGGCGACGTCGGTATGGCCGGTGTGGCCATCGATTCGGTCGAAGATATGAAAATCCTCTTCGATCAGATTCCGCTGGATTCGGTATCGGTTTCGATGACGATGAACGGCGCGGTGATTCCGGTTCTGGCCTTCTTTATCGTAGCGGGCGAAGAACAGGGCGTTCCGCATGAGAAGTTAACCGGAACGATTCAGAACGACATTCTCAAAGAATTCATGGTGCGGAATACGTATATTTATCCGCCCGCTCCTTCGATGCAGATCATCGCCGATATCTTCGCCTTCACATCGAAGAATATGCCGAAGTTCAACTCCATCTCGATCTCGGGCTATCACATGCAGGAGGCGGGAGCGACGGCCGATATCGAGCTCGCTTATACGCTCGCCGACGGCATGGAATACATCAGAACCGGTCTGAAGGCCGGGCTGAGCATCGACGAGTTCGCTCCCCGCCTGTCGTTTTTCTGGGCGATCGGCATGAATCATTTCATGGAAATCGCAAAGATGCGCGCCGGACGACTGCTCTGGGCGAAGATTGTGAATTCGTTCGGGCCGAAGTCGGCGAAGTCGATGGCCCTGCGAACGCACTGCCAGACGTCGGGATGGTCGCTTACGGAGCAGGATCCGTTCAATAACGTTACACGAACCTGCGTCGAGGCCCTGGCTGCCTCGCTCGGTCATACGCAATCCCTGCATACAAACGCCCTTGACGAGGCCATCGCTCTGCCCACCGACTTCTCGGCCCGCATCGCCCGCAATACACAGATCTATCTGCAAGAAGAGACGGGGATCACAAAGGCCATCGATCCGTGGGCCGGCTCCTATTACGTCGAAACGTTAACCCACATGCTTGCCCGCCGGGCATGGAAGCTCATCGAAGAGGTCGAAGGCCTCGGCGGAATCGCAAAGGCCATCGAAACGGGCCTGCCGAAGATGCGCATCGAAGAGGCTTCCGCTCGCAAACAGGCGCGCATCGATTCGGGGCGCGACGTCATCGTCGGTGTTAACAGATTCAAGGCCGACCGCGATAAACCCGTCGATATCCTGGCCGTCGATAATACGGCCGTACGTGGGGCGCAGATCCGCCGCCTTGAGAAGATCCGTGCGGAGCGTAATTCGACCGACGTTGAGGCGGCGCTACAGGCGATCACGAAATGTGCCGAAACGGGGCAGGGCAACCTGCTCGATCTGGCCGTTCAGGCCGCTCGCAAGCGCGCGACGCTGGGCGAGATCTCTGAGGCGATGGAGAAGGTCTTCGGACGTTACCGCGCCGTTATCCGGACGATCTCCGGAGTGTATTCGAGCGAGATCATGAACGACAACTCCTTTAAAGAAGCGAAGGATCTGGCCGATCGTTTCGCTAAGAACGAAGGCCGTCGCCCGCGTATCCTTGTTGCGAAGATGGGACAGGACGGACATGACCGCGGAGCGAAGGTCGTCGCCACAAGCTTCGCCGACATCGGTTTCGACGTCGACGTCGGCCCGCTTTTTCAGACCCCTGAAGAGGTGGCGAAGCAGGCCATCGAGAACGACGTGCATATCCTCGGCGTATCGTCGCTTGCCGGCGGACATCGTACCCTTGTGCCCCAGGTCATTGACGAATTGAAGAGGCTCGGTCGCGACGACATTCTCGTCATTGCAGGGGGCGTTATCCCCCATCAGGATTACGAAGCCCTCTATAAGGCCGGCGTGGCCGCCGTATTCGGACCGGGCACGGTTATCGCCTCAGCGGCCGCTCAGCTGCTGAAGCTTCTGTTAGGCGAAGATCCGGCATCACGCTCGGCATGA